AGACTACCGGACGAGCGTGTGCATGTAACTGCTGCTACCTTGCACAAGAACTCGCCATGGTTTATTTTGCAGCTCATCCATCACAAGCAGATAGatgagcagcagctgctgctgactCATTGCTAGCTTATGCATGTGAAGTGGCAGGCAATTGGGACTTGGAGGACTACCATACATGCAAGAGCTAGCAGTACACGTATCATGGATACATGTAACagaataaaatttatttgatgcATCATGAGTTTGGATATGCCTACACGTCCAAGGATAAACAAAAAGGAGTTGCAGCAAGCAGTGTGTGTAGTATGGTTTTATGTGCAGGTTGCATGTGCATGGAACACTACTGTCTCTGTACCACCGATGAGGAAATTCCAAATACACGCCGGGTCCACATGAACTCCCATCATGTAGATTTGACCTTCCCAATCTGTAATTTGCCTCGACCTATTTGATGAGAGAGCATATGATGCATGCATATGAAAATATAACAGCACACATGTGATAATAACGACGGGAATAACAAAGCGTAAATGTGTCTGGAGTACTCCTAATCAAGACTAGCACTACTAAAGTTGGAATTATTACCACGTACGACTGACCAAATTGCAGGTACAGACTTTGGCTCGAAAACTATATGGCAAACTGATGAGTTGGATTTTGCTGGACTAAAACTATACAAGAATCGGTGCAGGTTCCTTATTAATCAGTTCATATGTGCAAACTTTTGTTTCCTGCATGCGTACTGCACATTGACAACTCTTGCAGACATAAAACACAGAGAGGAAAAAAGGAGAGGCCATAAACCAAAAGGCTTTAAGAATATGTAAAGATGTCTAAATGGTTATATTTGGGTAAGCAAGATAACAAAGGGCTCAGCAAAGGAGACCACAGCCTCTGGTCAGTAGTAGTGTGGCCTTTTGCCTCTCCCTGCCCCTcctcacacactctctctcccccctttctCTCTCATGCCGAGTGCTGAACTGTTGATCCCTTCCATTGCCTGTCCTCCTATTAAACCACTTTACCCTCACGCtgcaggagagggagagaggaaccAAAGTAGTAGCTCCCTTTCCCTGCTTGCTTCCGAGCCCAAGAAACGATAGGAGGGGAACAAGGTAGAGCAGTCTTGCTTTTTCAGCTAGGTTATCTCTTTACATGCTAAATTTCACAGGTATTTCTGTGTGAGAGTTGTGATCCGGTTAGTTTCTGTTCAGATCGATGGATCTTTGTTTGTACTTTCTCCCTTTGCTGGGAAAAAAATCCCTTTTCTGTGCTTCGCGTTCTTGCAAGAAAAACTATGGCGGTTTCTCTCTGCTACTTGGAtgcttctttgtttgtttagacTTGATTTCCGTTTTTCTTGCTTTCTATATGTGTGTATCTGGGTCTTCTTTCCCTGAGCTGGAAGGTCTTAGCTTTTTGGTTCTGAGATTTCTTCTCCTAGCAGCTAGATCGCTAGATCTTTGATCTTGACATGAGGGAGGAAAAAGGCAAGACGCTATATATCTAGCTAGCTCCTGTCAGCTGCGATTTTTTTTTCGTTATTCAAGTTATATTCTTGGATAAAGTTTCCTTGCAAGATTGAGTTGCTCTTTTTACATATCTGATCCTTTATCTGCTTCGACAAGTTCTTGTTGTTTAACGAGAAAAGAAGCTCATTGATTCATCTCAGTGGCTTGCTGTTGTTTCAGGTTTTCATTTTTGAGCTTCTTTCCCCAacaaatcgtgtgttcttgtggcTGATTTCGTTTTGGATCTAGTGTGTTACATGATCGATCGTCTTGCCTTGCATCTGTGTGTTCCTTTCCCGGCCGGGAGAAGGGAGAAACTTGCCTGATCAAGTCTGCCGGGCATCGATCTATCTGTCCAATCATGACATCACGCTTTTCCATGTACCCCCTCCAGATTTGATCCGTCTGTCAAATCAACAAAATTTGTCATCTTTTATCTTAAAGAGGCTTGGGCTTTCTTCTATCCTTGATGTCTCCAGCAGCTGGTTTCTTGAATCCACCCGTTTCCCTTTCGGATGAATTTGCTTGCTTGATCGTAGTGTGCTACTACCAGCGGTTGGATCTTTAAGCTCCTCTCATGAATCATGATATATGCGCTTCAGATGATCTGAATCCGCGCTCTCATACATGTGAAAACTTGCTGACTTTCAGCCGAGATCTCCAGCATGGGGAGGGGAAGGATTGAGATCAAGAGGATCGAGAACAACACGAGCCGGCAGGTCACCTTCTGCAAGCGTCGCAACGGGCTCCTCAAGAAGGCTTACGAGCTCTCCGTCCTCTGCGACGCCGAGGTGGCGCTCATCGTCTTCTCCAGCAGGGGCCGCCTCTACGAGTACTCCAACAATAGGTGCGTGGTTGTGCTGTGCATCGATAGATCTCTTCTTGAGCTTGCATCTTGTAGCCTGGTGGATACTTGATTCTTTTAGCATGTCATTTCATGTTCAAGTGATCGACTTGCTGTTGCTTCATATGGCTGCTGCTGATGAGTGTAATCAGGAAAAATATAATACAATTTGATTCATTGGTGGTGTGGCGCCGTGGCACTTGCTGTGAGGTTTATTATGCCCCAAAATAAAGTATTTCATAGCGAGATCTTCGTAAATTTGCTTAATGTTTGGCGAATGATGAATTGATTAGTATAAAGTTTAGTCTTTATTATATTCATTCACACGTATCCGTCAAATTACCATGGTCCATGGCAACAACCTATATATGTGGAGCATGATTAATTTGACTGGTTTTATAATAATCTGTTTAATAAAGACCTTTTGAGCTGCCATATCCAAGATCAAAATGTGCAATGATTTATCCTTTTCCTCGTTACTTTATATATCATTGGCAATTTGTTCTCCTTTTATGTCTTTCTTTTTTGTATACAGAAGGATTTGATTTGACATGTATGCACACATCATGACATCAAAACAGAGTTGACTGTGCCAAAAATGTGTTCTTTCCATTTCTTGATCTGAACTTCAGAAGTTAATTAATTAGATATTTAAAAAGAATTATATTGTCTACTGCATGTGGCCATCCTTTCATCATATATTTAATCAAATTGACAAAAATGCGTTTACAAAGTGCTAGATGTTTGTTGCTTGGAACACAGCAGGATGTTTCTGCACACAGCTTCTGTCCAGTCAAATGCATTTCCATGCatgcttctctctctctctctctctctctctctctctctctctctctctctcacacacacacacacacacacacacagcatATTTCATATCTCCAGCAGGTCTCTCTCTCTGGCTGAGAGGACGTTGCAACGTCCTGACCTGACTCTAAACTAGCTGTCAAGAGTTTCCCTTTGCTCGCTTCCCCTCCCCAAGTCCCAACAGTAGACACATGATGCATCTTCAGAACGGACACCTCCGCCTTATCAGCTGCAACTTGCACCGGCTCAGAGACTTCACCGTCCTCCCATATTCGCCGTGTTTGTTACTCTCTCATGCAAAGTGTCAATCAACAACAAATGCACGGCACTCCATTCCTTTCATGTGCTTTCTCAAGTTATTCAACATCACAAGCAGTGGCACAGCTGCATTATTCTCTGCACAATTTTGCACCGAAGTAACCGGGACACGGATTCACATGCATTGACTGCTGTGTACATGCTTCATATACGCATATAAATTACTTCACAATTTAATGTCTTTTGCATTTTTGGTTTTTGAATATTATATACCTTGTTATTCATCAATGCAAGAGCGACACAGAGGGTGTCACTTCAGTACTGACTCCATCTCAATGCCTTTTGCTTGGTTGTGATGATCCATGATCGATTGCAGTGTGAAGGCTACAATTGAGAGGTACAAGAAGGCACATGCCGTTGGATCATCATCTGGGGCCCCACTCTTAGAGCTCAACGCCCAGGtaataatactaattaattcatgcaCGGTTATACCTTTCAAACCATTTTTGCAGTTAAATAAATATGGTGTTCATTTTATGATTCATACATAGAAGTCAATGCAACCGCATGTAGTATCAATTGAGAGTTCTTGCATAAGATTTTTCCTAAACTAACTTTGAGATTAGTACTAGATGCGGGATAGTGCCTATAGTCATCGTTAAACCATATTTTACTATTCTAATGCAAGCTCACGATATTGTCAAATCTATATTACTACATTATATGAACCAGGAAGTTTCTAAAAGGGAAACAGTCATACACCTGAACAAATGTCATCAGAACCCTGTGGTTACTCTCTGGAACTAAATATTCCCTTTTACTCATTTGGCCTTTTATGTGAGATCCATCTGATCGTTTCCTCTGACTCTTTGTTTTATCTTAAGCAATACTACCAGCAAGAATCCGCGAAACTGCGCAACCAAATCCAGATGCTGCAGAACACTAACAGGTAAGAGCAGCCTTGTGCACAGCATTTTGCTTCCTTAGCTATTGTATTATTGAGAGGAATGTAATTGTGCACAGCACTGCCTGTATATCATTTGATTTTTTTGTCTCCCACATGTGAAGGCACTTGGTTGGTGATTCGGTGGAAAACTTGTCACTTAAAGAGCTGAAGCAGCTTGAGAGCCGCCTGGAGAAAGGCATTTCAAAGATCAGGGCAAGGAAGGTAAGAATGTAAAGTTATCCAATCCAACCATGCATTTTCACACAAACTAATcataaacaaagggtgttcaaTTCTTCAGATTGTACTTGTTTTTTCCAGATGGTTTTGTTTAAAAATAACTCTTCAAATTCTGATGTAACTGTGACCGATATGCTATTGTCGATTCTGATCGCCAAATTCTTGTTTCAGAGTGAGCTGCTGTCTGCAGAGATCAATTACATGGTCAAAAGGGTAATACATACATGTCACCTATATACACTTGTCACTCCATTCATTTTAGCTAATCCTGTTTGGATTCATTCCGATCCTTTGCATCAAATTTTGCTGAAACTGCAGGAGACTGAGCTCCAGAATGACCATATGAACCTCAGGACCAAGGTATGCTTAACTGTCAGAAATCAGAAACACACTTTTGctgcatatataatatatatagctACTACCTAGCCttgaaaactaaataaaaaatctgTATACATTATTAATCTTGAAATCATGCTTTTCACTCTGTCCATCATCTCTGTCTGATCAGATTGAGGAGGgagagcagcagctgcagcaggtGACCGTGGCCCGGtctgccgccatggccgccgccagtGCGGAGCTGAACCCATTCTTGGAGATGGACACCAAGTGCTTCTTCCCTTCCGGCCCCTTCGCGGGGCTGGACATGAAGTGTTTCTTTCCAGGAGGCTTGCAGATGCTGGAGGCACACCGCCAGATACTCACCACCGAGCTCAACCTCGGCTACCAGCTGGCGCCACCGAGCGGCGACGGCATCGTTAATAATCCTCAACAGTTCTAATAAGCTGCACGAGGAGCTATTCATGCTAACTGTAGCCGATAATGGAAGCTGGCAGTTCGTTGTTGCCTCTAGATGTTCTTGCATAGTTTGCATTGGCGTCTAGCTTGTTATGTTGTGTGTTCATGCCTTTTGTGTCTGACTATGTCCTTGCTATTCGGTCTACTGTTGGAGAACCAAAACCTAATCGATTAGACATAAATGATAAGATGCTGCAGCACCTGTGAGGCTGTGATCAGTATCTGTTATATATTGTCAATCCAAAGTGTTGGACtgaggataaaagcccccaccccttccactataacacctgggttttatggtcgggttggctaggtggggcgctctAACTTGGTACCAGAGACGAGacgaggtcctgggttcgatccctcccggccacgcaatttccgctgcgcgatttcccctgcgtctctcgtgtgctgagacctgctgcggactacgccgggcactagaaactgctgcgggctacgtcgggctcgcacgccgtaggggaaatgttggactgaggataaaagcccccaccccttcCAC
The nucleotide sequence above comes from Panicum virgatum strain AP13 chromosome 3K, P.virgatum_v5, whole genome shotgun sequence. Encoded proteins:
- the LOC120700793 gene encoding MADS-box transcription factor 13-like, whose translation is MGRGRIEIKRIENNTSRQVTFCKRRNGLLKKAYELSVLCDAEVALIVFSSRGRLYEYSNNSVKATIERYKKAHAVGSSSGAPLLELNAQQYYQQESAKLRNQIQMLQNTNRHLVGDSVENLSLKELKQLESRLEKGISKIRARKSELLSAEINYMVKRETELQNDHMNLRTKIEEGEQQLQQVTVARSAAMAAASAELNPFLEMDTKCFFPSGPFAGLDMKCFFPGGLQMLEAHRQILTTELNLGYQLAPPSGDGIVNNPQQF